The Arachis ipaensis cultivar K30076 chromosome B07, Araip1.1, whole genome shotgun sequence genome includes a window with the following:
- the LOC107608351 gene encoding uncharacterized protein LOC107608351 isoform X2: MWPSPSVSDLAPPLAFDPCHFASLCYLVIHSSVRRSIIELFIATSKLCSTTRWSSNRMCNCLVVQYHQTGHRLQILAMHQESTRMRWVVLKGR, encoded by the exons ATGTGGCCGTCTCCTTCGGTCTCGGACCTCGCACCCCCGCTAGCCTTCGACCCTTGCCACTTTGCATCTTT GTGCTACTTGGTGATTCATTCTTCCGTGAGAAGGAGTATCATAGAGCTATT CATAGCTACAAGCAAGCTTTGCAGTACAACAAGATGGTCCTCAAATAGAATGTGCAACTGTCTCGTAGTTCAATACCATCAAACAGGTCACCGTCTCCAAATTCTTGCAATGCATCAGGAATCAACGAGAATGAG ATGGGTGGTTTTGAAAGGGCGTTGA
- the LOC107608351 gene encoding uncharacterized protein LOC107608351 isoform X1 translates to MWPSPSVSDLAPPLAFDPCHFASLCYLVIHSSVRRSIIELFIATSKLCSTTRWSSNRMCNCLVVQYHQTGHRLQILAMHQESTRMRCQVLKKIENTCQLKEQEMTNKEQKVKLDDTEHKLKD, encoded by the exons ATGTGGCCGTCTCCTTCGGTCTCGGACCTCGCACCCCCGCTAGCCTTCGACCCTTGCCACTTTGCATCTTT GTGCTACTTGGTGATTCATTCTTCCGTGAGAAGGAGTATCATAGAGCTATT CATAGCTACAAGCAAGCTTTGCAGTACAACAAGATGGTCCTCAAATAGAATGTGCAACTGTCTCGTAGTTCAATACCATCAAACAGGTCACCGTCTCCAAATTCTTGCAATGCATCAGGAATCAACGAGAATGAG ATGTCAGGttctaaaaaaaatagaaaacactTGTCAATTAAAGGAGCAAGAAATGACCAATAAAGAGCAAAAGGTTAAGTTGGATGATACTGAACACAAGTTAAAAGATTAA